One genomic window of Bacillus mycoides includes the following:
- the atpF gene encoding F0F1 ATP synthase subunit B, which translates to MPTLLLGASIPFGTIAYTLFIFLLLLVMLRKFAWGPLMGIMKEREEHVTNEIDAAERSNTEAKKLVEEQREMLKQSRVEAQELIERAKKQAVDQKDVIVAAAKEEAESIKTSAVQEIQREKEQAIAALQEQVASLSVQIASKVIEKELKEEDQVKLIRDYIKEVGEAR; encoded by the coding sequence GTGCCAACTTTATTATTAGGTGCTTCCATTCCATTTGGAACGATTGCTTATACATTGTTCATTTTCTTACTTCTATTAGTAATGCTACGCAAATTTGCGTGGGGTCCTTTAATGGGAATTATGAAAGAACGTGAAGAGCATGTTACTAATGAAATCGACGCTGCAGAAAGAAGTAACACTGAAGCGAAGAAGTTAGTAGAAGAACAACGTGAAATGTTAAAACAATCGCGTGTTGAAGCACAAGAGTTAATCGAAAGAGCGAAAAAACAAGCTGTGGATCAAAAAGATGTTATTGTTGCTGCTGCGAAAGAAGAAGCAGAATCAATTAAAACATCTGCTGTACAAGAAATTCAACGCGAAAAAGAGCAAGCGATTGCTGCTTTACAAGAACAAGTCGCTTCTTTATCTGTTCAAATTGCTTCTAAAGTAATTGAAAAAGAGTTAAAAGAAGAAGATCAAGTGAAGTTAATTCGCGATTATATTAAAGAAGTAGGAGAAGCGCGATGA
- the upp gene encoding uracil phosphoribosyltransferase, producing the protein MGKLYVFDHPLIQHKITYIRDKNTGTKDFRELVDEVASLMAFEITRDLPLQDIEIETPVSKATTKVIAGKKLGLIPILRAGLGMVDGILKLIPAAKVGHVGLYRDPETLQPVEYYVKLPTDVEERDFIVLDPMLATGGSAAEAINSLKKRGAKNIKLMCIVAAPEGVKVVQEEHPDVDIYIAALDEKLNDHGYVVPGLGDAGDRLFGTK; encoded by the coding sequence ATGGGAAAACTGTATGTATTTGATCACCCGTTAATTCAACATAAGATTACATATATTCGCGATAAGAATACAGGTACAAAAGATTTTCGTGAATTAGTGGACGAAGTAGCAAGCTTAATGGCTTTCGAAATTACTCGCGACCTTCCACTTCAAGACATTGAAATTGAAACACCTGTAAGCAAAGCGACAACAAAAGTGATCGCTGGTAAAAAACTTGGTTTAATTCCGATTTTACGTGCAGGTTTAGGAATGGTTGATGGAATTCTGAAATTAATTCCAGCAGCAAAAGTAGGACACGTTGGTTTATACCGTGATCCTGAAACATTGCAACCGGTAGAATACTATGTGAAACTTCCAACGGATGTAGAAGAGCGTGACTTTATCGTACTAGATCCAATGCTAGCAACAGGTGGTTCTGCGGCTGAAGCAATTAATTCTCTGAAAAAGCGCGGTGCAAAGAACATTAAATTAATGTGTATCGTAGCTGCTCCAGAAGGAGTAAAAGTAGTACAGGAAGAGCATCCTGATGTTGATATTTATATAGCAGCATTAGATGAGAAGTTAAATGACCATGGTTATGTAGTTCCAGGTCTTGGTGATGCTGGTGACCGTTTATTCGGAACGAAGTAA
- a CDS encoding AtpZ/AtpI family protein, translated as MQKNDRSHIKAYALMSGILAQLVGSILIGIFGGQWIDNKVGTFPLFLIIGLLLGLGTGVYAMIRLIQHYYSGEQ; from the coding sequence TTGCAAAAAAACGATCGCAGCCATATAAAAGCGTATGCTTTAATGTCAGGAATACTTGCTCAGTTAGTTGGTTCTATTCTTATTGGAATCTTTGGTGGGCAATGGATTGATAATAAGGTTGGAACGTTTCCGTTGTTTCTTATTATAGGGTTATTACTCGGGTTAGGAACAGGGGTATACGCAATGATTCGACTCATTCAACATTACTATTCGGGAGAGCAATGA
- the atpH gene encoding F0F1 ATP synthase subunit delta, whose amino-acid sequence MSNGIVAKRYAVALFKIAKEKHVLEMFEEELRLVQNVYVKNGELHSFLTQPNISKEQKKTFLANVFASVSESILNTLYILIDNKRIDILPEIADEYVVLANEERNVADATVYSIRLLSEEEKLNVAEAFAKKTGKDAIRVKNVVDEDLLGGIKVRIGNRIYDGSLQGKLARIQRELMKNR is encoded by the coding sequence ATGAGCAATGGGATTGTAGCAAAACGTTATGCTGTCGCTCTTTTCAAAATTGCAAAAGAAAAACACGTATTAGAAATGTTTGAAGAGGAATTACGCCTTGTACAAAACGTTTATGTAAAGAACGGAGAACTACATAGCTTTTTAACGCAACCGAACATTTCAAAAGAGCAGAAGAAAACGTTTCTTGCAAACGTATTCGCATCTGTTTCTGAATCTATTTTAAATACGTTATATATTTTAATTGATAACAAGCGTATTGATATTCTACCTGAAATTGCAGATGAATATGTTGTTCTTGCTAATGAAGAACGTAACGTAGCGGATGCAACTGTATATTCTATTCGTCTTCTATCAGAAGAAGAAAAACTTAACGTTGCAGAAGCATTTGCAAAAAAAACAGGAAAAGATGCAATTCGCGTGAAAAATGTTGTAGATGAAGATTTACTAGGCGGCATTAAAGTACGTATTGGAAATCGCATTTACGACGGAAGCTTACAAGGAAAATTAGCACGTATTCAGCGTGAATTAATGAAGAATAGATAG
- the atpB gene encoding F0F1 ATP synthase subunit A, whose translation MEHGKLVEFLGLTFDLSSVMMVTVAAVIVFLIAVIGTRSLALRPTGMQNFMEWVFDFVKGIINSTMDWKTGGRFLTLGVTLIMFIIVSNFLGLPFMYSTVEAGEHIAWWRSPTSDPAVALTLAVMVVTLTHYYGIKMKGTKEYAKGYFQPMKFLFPLKVIEEFANTLTLGLRLFGNIYAGEILLGLLAKLGGASFLGALGALVPMLAWMGFSVFVGSIQSFIFVMLTMVYMAHKVSHDH comes from the coding sequence GTGGAACACGGTAAATTAGTTGAATTTCTAGGTTTAACGTTCGATTTGTCATCAGTTATGATGGTTACTGTAGCAGCAGTTATTGTTTTCTTAATCGCTGTTATCGGAACTCGCAGCTTAGCGCTTCGCCCAACCGGAATGCAAAATTTCATGGAATGGGTGTTTGACTTCGTGAAAGGGATTATCAATAGTACGATGGACTGGAAAACAGGTGGACGTTTCTTAACGCTTGGCGTTACGCTTATCATGTTTATCATCGTATCGAACTTCCTTGGTTTACCATTCATGTATTCAACAGTTGAGGCTGGCGAACATATTGCATGGTGGAGATCACCAACGTCTGATCCAGCAGTTGCATTAACATTAGCCGTGATGGTAGTTACCCTCACCCATTATTATGGAATTAAGATGAAGGGTACGAAAGAATATGCTAAAGGTTATTTCCAACCTATGAAATTCTTATTCCCATTAAAGGTTATTGAGGAGTTTGCTAACACATTAACGTTAGGTCTTCGTTTGTTTGGTAACATTTATGCAGGTGAAATCTTATTAGGATTACTTGCTAAGTTAGGCGGAGCATCATTCCTTGGAGCATTAGGTGCACTTGTACCGATGTTAGCATGGATGGGATTCAGTGTATTCGTTGGATCAATCCAGTCATTTATTTTCGTAATGTTAACGATGGTTTATATGGCTCATAAAGTAAGCCATGACCATTAA
- the atpE gene encoding F0F1 ATP synthase subunit C — protein sequence MSLGVIAAAIAIGLSALGAGIGNGLIVSRTIEGVARQPELKGALQTIMFIGVALVEALPIIGVVIAFIVMNK from the coding sequence ATGAGTTTAGGTGTAATCGCAGCTGCAATTGCAATTGGTTTATCAGCATTAGGTGCAGGTATTGGTAACGGTCTTATCGTATCACGTACAATCGAAGGTGTTGCTCGTCAACCAGAATTAAAAGGCGCACTTCAAACAATTATGTTCATCGGGGTTGCATTAGTTGAGGCACTTCCAATTATCGGTGTAGTTATTGCTTTCATCGTAATGAACAAATAA
- a CDS encoding ATP synthase subunit I — protein MIDVHGLVQRQKKYMYYLLALLVLGWGITSYKDVFLGLIIGTIFSFLSLRIIARRTDKLLDRVTNGENVKFKATAVSTYSRFATIGLLILFAAKYQELIAMWGLGVGLLTGYLVMIIDFLYLEYTSREER, from the coding sequence ATGATAGACGTACATGGACTTGTCCAAAGACAAAAGAAATATATGTACTACTTGCTTGCGCTTCTAGTGCTAGGATGGGGAATTACCTCTTACAAGGATGTATTTCTTGGGCTGATTATCGGAACGATTTTCAGTTTTCTTAGTTTGCGCATCATTGCACGTAGAACAGACAAGCTATTAGATCGCGTAACAAATGGAGAAAACGTGAAGTTTAAGGCGACAGCGGTAAGTACATATTCAAGATTCGCCACGATTGGATTATTAATTTTATTTGCAGCCAAATATCAAGAGTTAATTGCGATGTGGGGCTTAGGTGTAGGATTGCTGACAGGATACCTTGTCATGATCATAGATTTTCTTTATTTAGAGTATACGAGCAGGGAAGAGAGGTGA
- a CDS encoding DUF4024 domain-containing protein: MVGLSVTKMHLFRDENVNFLFCIEFMQKNELLLTHRE, from the coding sequence ATGGTAGGGCTTTCAGTGACAAAAATGCATCTATTCCGTGACGAAAATGTAAACTTTTTATTTTGTATAGAATTTATGCAGAAAAATGAGTTATTATTAACACATCGTGAATGA